The following proteins come from a genomic window of Pseudomonas putida:
- a CDS encoding 4-oxalocrotonate tautomerase encodes MPGITLTLSGAPDAALASHLSHELTELTARVLDKLPSQTMVIVRFVDPGLWFIDSESLESLGRNSFRLEVTITDETTTVEQKRRYQRESYDLLSQRIGNVHPHSNVHLIEVRATAYGYGGVPQAAKLWG; translated from the coding sequence ATGCCTGGTATCACCTTGACCTTATCCGGCGCGCCAGATGCTGCGCTGGCGTCGCACCTAAGTCATGAGCTGACGGAACTGACTGCTCGTGTTCTGGACAAGCTGCCATCGCAAACGATGGTGATCGTTCGGTTCGTCGATCCTGGGTTGTGGTTCATCGACAGTGAATCACTTGAGAGCTTGGGGCGAAATAGCTTTCGCCTGGAGGTCACGATCACCGACGAGACGACGACAGTGGAGCAGAAACGGCGTTATCAGCGTGAGTCGTATGATTTGCTTTCGCAGCGCATCGGGAATGTGCACCCGCATTCGAATGTTCACCTCATCGAGGTGCGTGCTACGGCCTATGGTTATGGCGGGGTGCCGCAGGCTGCGAAGCTCTGGGGTTGA
- a CDS encoding LysR family transcriptional regulator, with amino-acid sequence MYHFDLAQLHVYLAVCDAGSISAAAPGLFRSTSAISEQLRKLEDAIGVDLLIRGKQGVRPTPAGERLVRHARQLLTLGERALSDVRGEQFEGEIRLAITDYFRPDDIAGLLKKLREWHPRLRLHVVMKKSLEMDQASDYLDIGLAMCFNKRLPTANTFEVRQEPLQWVAAAGWVPEPGQPLPLLAISGCGLSDYSCQILERAHVEYEIVYSTSGVAGLQSALRAGLGIACLNASAIPDGVEPYRTGLPALAQARFLLLPPRKGESELVENVRRLLQGYLA; translated from the coding sequence ATGTACCACTTCGACCTTGCCCAGCTCCACGTCTACTTGGCGGTCTGCGATGCTGGCAGCATCTCTGCTGCCGCGCCTGGCCTGTTTCGCTCAACCTCCGCCATCAGCGAACAGCTGCGTAAGCTGGAAGACGCCATCGGCGTCGACTTGCTCATCCGAGGCAAGCAAGGCGTTCGCCCAACCCCGGCAGGTGAACGCCTTGTACGCCACGCCAGGCAGCTCCTCACCCTGGGCGAGCGGGCGCTGTCCGATGTCCGAGGCGAACAGTTCGAAGGGGAGATACGCCTGGCGATCACCGATTACTTCCGCCCCGACGACATTGCTGGCCTGCTGAAAAAATTACGTGAATGGCACCCACGGCTTCGACTTCATGTGGTGATGAAAAAGAGCCTGGAAATGGATCAGGCAAGTGACTACCTGGATATCGGCTTGGCCATGTGTTTTAACAAACGCTTGCCCACAGCCAACACCTTCGAGGTGAGGCAGGAACCCCTGCAGTGGGTTGCCGCTGCAGGCTGGGTTCCAGAGCCTGGGCAGCCGCTGCCACTGCTCGCGATCAGCGGATGTGGATTGTCGGACTACAGCTGCCAGATATTGGAACGCGCCCATGTCGAATACGAGATCGTTTACTCGACCTCAGGTGTGGCGGGGTTGCAATCAGCATTGAGGGCAGGGCTTGGCATTGCGTGCCTTAATGCGAGTGCCATACCGGACGGCGTGGAGCCCTACAGGACTGGACTGCCGGCGTTGGCGCAGGCCAGGTTCTTGCTGCTTCCACCGCGCAAGGGGGAATCTGAGCTGGTAGAAAATGTGCGGCGATTGTTGCAGGGTTATCTCGCGTAG
- a CDS encoding type II toxin-antitoxin system HipA family toxin: MPVFPALKLLISKILPIPAMRTMIISIKVLINGVPMPLRLTIQAFSDGAWRDAATLTVENPERVADGRCLVAYDGDYIIANVDRMEDRCELALSVNLPLNWDHHDVKGYPAFLYDIIPSGAAKDSLESRYGRLKPEGVEMGLYLLERFTPAPIGHLRIKESVEGLQPDRNEAFARAEVVDRTNEFLEYAYETGAALGGATGANGQAPKLVMTEAHGGALYADAMLPDDQACRHWLIKFARNRGGERDQDILRTEFHYYKAVAALGLDTVPTDGLALEEAVKPSLWMPRFDRRVVDGVVERIPLESVYSICGITGYAHPMAHAEVVHRLVGLWIDNGQQDEVDDLVFEYVRRDLLNRILGNTDNHGRNTSIMRVGGKFRLAPIYDLAPMILDEEGITRTTKWAAERKGSSNWRDNCAELVGYTDPDVLLQRLMHAAEAFRALPDLLTDAPESMRNAASLPVNNLDKRLVEWGLR, translated from the coding sequence GTGCCGGTTTTTCCAGCGCTTAAGCTTTTAATCAGCAAAATATTGCCGATTCCTGCCATGCGCACTATGATAATCAGCATTAAAGTACTGATTAATGGTGTCCCGATGCCGCTCAGACTCACGATCCAGGCTTTCTCCGATGGTGCATGGCGCGATGCAGCGACACTCACGGTTGAGAACCCCGAGCGTGTTGCTGATGGAAGGTGCCTTGTCGCCTACGACGGCGACTACATCATCGCGAACGTTGATCGCATGGAAGATCGTTGCGAACTCGCCCTAAGCGTTAACCTTCCGTTGAACTGGGACCACCATGACGTCAAAGGGTATCCAGCATTCCTCTACGACATCATTCCCTCTGGTGCTGCCAAGGACTCTCTTGAATCCCGCTACGGGCGCCTTAAGCCCGAAGGTGTGGAAATGGGGCTTTACCTTCTGGAGCGCTTCACGCCGGCGCCTATTGGACATCTGCGCATCAAGGAATCGGTGGAAGGCCTTCAGCCGGATCGGAACGAGGCTTTCGCGCGTGCTGAGGTCGTGGACAGGACGAACGAATTTCTTGAGTACGCCTATGAAACCGGCGCGGCGTTGGGCGGTGCTACCGGTGCCAACGGGCAAGCCCCCAAGCTGGTCATGACCGAAGCCCACGGCGGTGCTCTGTATGCTGATGCGATGCTCCCCGATGACCAGGCGTGCCGTCACTGGCTGATTAAGTTCGCGCGTAATCGAGGCGGCGAGCGCGACCAAGACATCCTGCGAACAGAGTTTCATTACTACAAGGCGGTTGCTGCCCTCGGCCTTGATACGGTTCCCACTGATGGTTTGGCGCTTGAAGAGGCAGTGAAGCCAAGCCTCTGGATGCCACGATTTGATCGCCGAGTAGTGGATGGCGTGGTGGAGCGGATACCGCTGGAGTCGGTGTACTCGATCTGCGGTATTACCGGCTACGCGCATCCGATGGCGCATGCCGAAGTTGTTCACCGCCTGGTAGGTCTATGGATCGATAACGGCCAGCAGGATGAGGTGGACGACCTGGTGTTCGAGTACGTGCGGCGCGATCTGCTGAACCGCATTCTAGGGAACACCGATAACCACGGCCGCAACACCTCCATCATGCGTGTGGGTGGGAAGTTTCGTTTGGCGCCAATCTATGACCTCGCGCCAATGATCCTGGATGAAGAGGGCATCACACGGACGACGAAGTGGGCGGCGGAGCGCAAGGGGTCTTCCAATTGGCGCGATAACTGCGCTGAGCTGGTTGGTTACACCGATCCCGATGTCCTGCTGCAACGGTTGATGCATGCGGCTGAGGCATTCCGGGCGTTGCCCGATCTGCTGACCGATGCGCCCGAATCGATGCGCAATGCAGCCTCTCTACCCGTGAATAACCTGGACAAGCGACTCGTGGAGTGGGGACTGCGATGA
- a CDS encoding helix-turn-helix domain-containing protein gives MKKLQPEERAQLVEDIVKRNAAGLDPIGASIRRLRLEVTGLDQETFAAMCKMSTKSLYELESGKSNPKLSTLEAVLRLFGVRMGMVMTAKDQPTATLVGQTKPGGPMAVGAPLASSGVVAGPKRGKSPAAAKAKKTVSRPASPRARKSSQEQ, from the coding sequence ATGAAAAAACTACAGCCTGAAGAGCGCGCCCAGCTTGTAGAGGATATCGTCAAGCGCAACGCGGCGGGGCTCGATCCAATTGGGGCATCTATCCGCCGTCTACGGCTCGAAGTCACCGGGCTTGACCAAGAGACCTTCGCGGCCATGTGCAAGATGTCCACGAAAAGCCTGTACGAACTGGAAAGCGGGAAGTCGAACCCGAAGCTCAGCACTTTGGAGGCCGTGCTTCGGCTTTTTGGCGTGCGGATGGGTATGGTGATGACAGCCAAAGATCAGCCCACTGCAACGCTCGTCGGCCAGACGAAGCCTGGTGGGCCAATGGCGGTGGGCGCGCCGCTGGCCAGTTCCGGGGTGGTGGCCGGACCCAAACGCGGGAAAAGCCCTGCGGCAGCCAAAGCGAAGAAGACAGTGTCGAGGCCGGCATCGCCACGGGCACGGAAAAGCAGTCAGGAACAGTGA
- a CDS encoding gluconate transporter, protein MTPLDIQLLLTALASVLVLVALIVSRLKMHPLLALLVVSIGVGFATHMAPGSIVSHLLTGAGKTLGAVGVVIALGAMLGKILADAGVTEQVADVILKRTSDRMIPWAMMLVAFVIGIPMFFEVGLVIMLPLIFSVARKLESKARFKGSAYVYVGVPVISALAAMHGMVPPHPGPLTAIAVLKTSVGPTMLYGFLAAIPAMILGGPLYGMFISPRMNTRPDQALLDQFTLAEKADGQPRPGVMVGMLAALLPAILMLVHAVAEMLLPKGNALLELASFLGNPLIAMLLGVLFAGASLVLARGGDAEQLRDALGKSLKPIASIIMIIAGGGAFQEMLTSAKVGDAIVHLTQQSAFPPLILGWLIAMLLSVSTGSATVGIVGAAGLLAPLADADPRLNLPLLALSIGCGSLFFNYANHAGFWMVKESFGMTMGEATKTISVVQSIVAVVGLIVVLLLNTAIAAS, encoded by the coding sequence ATGACTCCCTTAGATATACAGCTATTACTGACGGCACTGGCCAGTGTTCTGGTGCTGGTGGCGCTCATCGTTTCGCGCCTGAAAATGCATCCGCTGCTGGCCTTGCTGGTGGTGTCCATTGGCGTGGGCTTCGCGACGCATATGGCGCCAGGCAGCATCGTCTCCCACCTGCTCACCGGCGCCGGCAAGACACTGGGCGCAGTGGGGGTGGTGATTGCGCTGGGTGCAATGCTCGGCAAGATCCTGGCTGACGCTGGCGTCACGGAACAGGTCGCGGATGTCATCCTCAAGCGCACCTCCGACCGCATGATCCCTTGGGCCATGATGCTGGTTGCCTTTGTCATTGGCATCCCCATGTTTTTCGAAGTCGGCCTGGTGATCATGCTGCCGCTGATATTCAGCGTGGCGCGCAAACTGGAAAGCAAGGCGCGCTTCAAGGGCTCGGCGTATGTGTATGTAGGTGTGCCGGTCATTTCGGCGCTTGCCGCCATGCACGGCATGGTACCGCCGCACCCAGGCCCACTGACCGCCATTGCCGTGCTCAAGACCTCGGTTGGGCCCACCATGCTGTATGGCTTCCTTGCCGCCATTCCGGCAATGATCCTGGGGGGCCCGCTGTACGGCATGTTCATTTCACCGCGCATGAACACGCGGCCCGATCAGGCATTGCTGGACCAGTTCACACTGGCTGAAAAAGCCGATGGCCAACCCCGCCCCGGGGTAATGGTCGGCATGCTGGCCGCATTGCTGCCGGCCATCCTGATGCTGGTGCATGCCGTCGCCGAGATGCTGCTGCCCAAAGGCAATGCGCTGCTGGAACTGGCCAGCTTCCTGGGCAACCCGCTGATCGCCATGCTGCTGGGCGTGCTGTTCGCTGGCGCCAGCCTGGTGCTTGCGCGCGGCGGCGACGCCGAACAGCTGCGCGATGCACTGGGCAAAAGCCTCAAGCCAATTGCCTCGATCATCATGATCATTGCCGGTGGCGGTGCCTTCCAGGAGATGCTGACCAGCGCCAAGGTAGGCGATGCCATTGTGCACCTGACCCAGCAATCTGCCTTCCCTCCCCTGATTCTGGGGTGGCTGATCGCGATGTTGCTCTCGGTGTCTACCGGTTCCGCCACGGTCGGTATCGTAGGGGCTGCCGGCTTGCTGGCGCCGCTGGCAGATGCAGACCCCCGCCTCAACCTGCCTTTGCTGGCCTTGTCCATCGGCTGCGGTTCGCTGTTCTTCAACTATGCGAACCATGCAGGCTTCTGGATGGTGAAAGAATCCTTTGGCATGACCATGGGCGAAGCCACCAAGACCATTTCGGTGGTGCAGTCCATTGTGGCGGTGGTTGGCTTGATCGTGGTGCTGCTGCTAAATACGGCGATTGCTGCGAGCTGA
- a CDS encoding malate dehydrogenase, translating into MNKLTIVGAGLVGEAAAQIIARDELCRELVLMDVQGELAQGKALDVWQAAVDSGSDTHVHGGAKAEMLEGSELVVITAGVPRKPGQSRQDVLSTNLPILDSIMADIKHHAPTATVLVVSNPVDVLTYRAWSVSGQGRDKVFGQAGVLDTARMKCFIAEQTGFSARDITALVLGGHGDSMVPLMRYCQIGSVPLSHFLSSEQIEQIVERTRKGGGEILGLKKTGSACDAPGVAIAQMVDAIANGRNRILPAVAILEGEYGRTDIAMGVPCVLAEKGLARIIELPLDAQEQAMFDHSADQVARDIAEMKAL; encoded by the coding sequence GTGAACAAATTAACGATTGTGGGTGCCGGCCTGGTCGGCGAGGCGGCGGCGCAGATCATCGCCCGGGATGAGTTGTGCCGTGAGCTGGTGTTGATGGACGTGCAGGGTGAACTGGCGCAGGGCAAGGCGCTGGACGTTTGGCAGGCGGCTGTGGATTCAGGGTCCGATACCCATGTTCACGGCGGGGCCAAAGCCGAGATGCTGGAGGGGTCCGAGCTGGTGGTGATCACGGCGGGCGTGCCGCGCAAGCCCGGCCAGTCGCGCCAGGATGTATTGAGTACCAACCTGCCAATCCTCGACAGCATCATGGCGGATATCAAGCACCACGCGCCGACAGCGACGGTGCTGGTGGTGTCCAACCCGGTCGATGTGCTCACCTACCGCGCCTGGAGCGTGAGCGGTCAGGGGCGCGACAAGGTGTTCGGGCAGGCGGGGGTGCTGGATACCGCGCGCATGAAGTGCTTCATCGCCGAGCAAACCGGGTTTTCTGCACGGGATATCACGGCGTTGGTGCTGGGCGGGCATGGCGACAGCATGGTGCCGCTGATGCGCTACTGCCAGATTGGCTCGGTGCCATTGTCGCACTTCCTGTCCAGCGAGCAGATCGAACAGATTGTCGAGCGCACCCGTAAGGGCGGCGGCGAGATTCTGGGGTTGAAGAAGACGGGGAGCGCCTGCGATGCACCGGGCGTGGCCATTGCGCAGATGGTCGATGCGATCGCCAATGGGCGGAACCGTATTTTGCCGGCGGTGGCGATTCTTGAGGGCGAGTATGGGCGAACGGATATCGCCATGGGTGTGCCCTGTGTACTGGCAGAGAAGGGGCTTGCGCGGATTATCGAGTTGCCGCTGGATGCGCAGGAACAGGCGATGTTCGACCACTCTGCCGACCAGGTGGCGCGGGATATTGCAGAGATGAAGGCGTTGTAG
- a CDS encoding ABC transporter permease subunit (The N-terminal region of this protein, as described by TIGR01726, is a three transmembrane segment that identifies a subfamily of ABC transporter permease subunits, which specificities that include histidine, arginine, glutamine, glutamate, L-cystine (sic), the opines (in Agrobacterium) octopine and nopaline, etc.) produces the protein MSTFPPSPKPVAKPAGAGLFGFRTRLLLTWLALFGLFVAFFLSFDLKFAIILEKFPNLAGFKLGPNGFLQGAALTLFLCLCSMVVSVLLGFAAALARLSNSAVLVGVASFYTSFFRGTPLLIQILLIYLGLPQVGLVPGAISAGIIALSLNYGAYLSEIFRAGILGVARGQREAALALGMRTPQIFCHIILPQAMRVIIPPTANQFISMLKDSSLISVMGVWEVMFLAQSYGRSSYRYLEMLTTAAVIYWVLSILLELLQARLERHFGKAYQR, from the coding sequence ATGAGCACCTTCCCTCCCTCCCCCAAGCCCGTGGCAAAGCCTGCGGGCGCCGGCCTGTTCGGCTTTCGCACCCGGTTACTGCTGACCTGGCTGGCGCTGTTCGGGCTGTTTGTCGCCTTCTTCCTCAGCTTTGACCTGAAGTTCGCCATCATTCTGGAGAAGTTTCCCAACCTGGCCGGTTTCAAGCTGGGGCCCAATGGTTTTCTGCAAGGCGCCGCACTGACCCTGTTCCTGTGCCTGTGCTCGATGGTGGTATCCGTGCTGCTCGGCTTTGCCGCCGCGCTGGCACGGTTATCCAACAGCGCGGTGTTGGTGGGTGTGGCCAGCTTCTACACCTCGTTCTTCCGTGGCACGCCGCTGCTGATCCAGATTCTGCTGATCTACCTGGGGCTGCCGCAGGTGGGCCTGGTACCCGGCGCCATCAGCGCCGGCATCATTGCCTTGTCGCTGAACTACGGGGCCTACCTGAGCGAGATCTTCCGCGCCGGCATCCTCGGCGTGGCCCGTGGGCAACGTGAAGCAGCATTGGCGCTGGGTATGCGCACGCCGCAGATCTTCTGCCACATCATCCTGCCCCAGGCCATGCGGGTGATCATTCCGCCCACCGCCAACCAGTTCATCTCGATGCTCAAGGACTCGTCGCTGATATCCGTGATGGGGGTTTGGGAGGTGATGTTTCTGGCGCAGTCGTATGGGCGTTCGAGCTATCGCTACCTGGAAATGCTGACCACCGCCGCCGTGATCTACTGGGTGCTGTCGATACTGCTGGAGCTGCTGCAGGCGCGCCTGGAACGGCATTTTGGCAAGGCTTATCAGCGCTGA
- a CDS encoding transporter substrate-binding domain-containing protein, protein MRFSSLLGAGLVLLATATQAFAGATLERVESRKEMVNVLMESYPPFSFLNDHNQLDGYDVDVAKAVADKLGVKLRLETPSWDVIAAGRWSGRYDICICSMTPSKARAEVFDFPVEYYASPAVIVVNASDERIHGAKDLEGRKVGSISASSYESYLNKNLVIEGKEDQKIDYPFDFVQAAPYDTENVAFQDLGLGTGVRLDAIITNLVTAQPRLQQDKRFKLAGAPLYEEPNAVAIEKGDPEWDAKVRQVFAELKADGTLAKLSQKWSGADISK, encoded by the coding sequence ATGCGATTTTCTTCTCTGCTGGGTGCGGGCCTTGTACTGCTCGCAACTGCCACCCAAGCCTTTGCTGGCGCCACGTTGGAGCGGGTTGAATCGCGCAAGGAAATGGTCAACGTGCTGATGGAAAGCTACCCGCCGTTTTCCTTCCTCAATGACCACAACCAGCTCGACGGTTACGATGTGGACGTGGCCAAGGCAGTGGCCGACAAACTCGGCGTCAAACTGCGCCTGGAAACACCGTCCTGGGACGTGATTGCCGCTGGCCGCTGGAGCGGGCGCTACGACATCTGCATTTGCTCGATGACCCCGAGCAAGGCGCGAGCCGAAGTGTTCGACTTCCCCGTGGAGTACTACGCATCGCCCGCCGTGATCGTGGTCAATGCCTCGGATGAGCGCATCCATGGCGCCAAAGACCTGGAAGGCCGCAAGGTAGGTTCGATCAGTGCATCGAGCTACGAAAGCTACCTGAACAAGAACCTGGTCATTGAAGGCAAGGAAGACCAGAAGATCGATTACCCGTTCGACTTCGTGCAGGCTGCGCCCTACGACACTGAAAACGTCGCCTTCCAGGACTTGGGCCTGGGCACTGGCGTGCGCCTGGACGCCATCATTACCAACCTGGTGACCGCGCAGCCGCGCCTGCAGCAAGACAAGCGCTTCAAGCTGGCCGGCGCGCCGCTGTATGAAGAGCCCAACGCGGTAGCCATCGAAAAAGGCGACCCTGAGTGGGATGCCAAGGTACGCCAGGTGTTCGCCGAGCTGAAGGCTGATGGCACCCTGGCCAAGCTGTCGCAGAAATGGAGTGGCGCCGACATCAGCAAATGA
- a CDS encoding homocysteine S-methyltransferase has protein sequence MAERTMVILDGGMGRELQRSGAPFRQPEWSALALSEAPEAVVGVHAAFIEAGAQVITSNSYAVVPFHIGEERFAAEGRQLAHIAGQLARHAADTGAHPVRVAGSLPPLFGSYRPDLFQPERVAEVLTPLLQGLAPHVDLWLAETQSSVAEVRAIHSHLPADGRPFWVSFTLQDEDVDDVPRLRSGEPVAEAIEAAVSLGVAAVLFNCSQPEVIGAAIDVARSVIERHNAEIAIGAYANAFPPQPKEATANDGLDVLREDLDPPGYLAWAKDWRARGASMVGGCCGIGPEHIAELKRNLA, from the coding sequence ATGGCAGAGCGAACGATGGTAATTCTGGACGGTGGCATGGGCCGAGAGCTGCAGCGCAGCGGTGCACCGTTTCGCCAGCCCGAGTGGTCGGCGCTGGCGCTGAGCGAGGCGCCGGAGGCGGTCGTGGGCGTGCATGCAGCCTTCATCGAGGCGGGTGCGCAGGTCATCACCAGCAACAGCTATGCAGTAGTGCCGTTCCACATCGGTGAAGAACGCTTTGCCGCCGAAGGGCGACAGTTGGCCCATATCGCAGGCCAGCTCGCGCGGCACGCGGCAGATACCGGCGCGCACCCGGTCAGGGTGGCAGGTTCGCTGCCGCCGCTGTTCGGGTCCTACCGGCCCGACCTGTTCCAGCCCGAGCGTGTGGCAGAGGTGCTGACCCCGCTGCTCCAGGGTCTGGCCCCGCATGTTGACCTGTGGCTGGCCGAAACCCAGAGTTCCGTGGCCGAAGTGCGGGCCATTCATAGCCATTTGCCGGCAGACGGCAGGCCGTTCTGGGTGTCCTTCACCCTGCAGGACGAGGACGTCGACGACGTACCGCGCCTGCGTTCCGGAGAACCAGTGGCCGAAGCCATCGAGGCCGCAGTCAGCCTGGGGGTGGCTGCGGTGTTGTTCAACTGCAGCCAGCCTGAGGTGATCGGCGCCGCCATTGATGTCGCGCGCTCGGTCATCGAGCGACACAACGCCGAGATTGCCATCGGTGCCTATGCCAACGCCTTCCCGCCGCAGCCCAAAGAAGCCACTGCCAACGATGGCCTGGACGTACTGCGCGAAGACCTCGATCCGCCGGGTTACCTGGCATGGGCCAAGGACTGGCGTGCGCGTGGTGCCAGCATGGTCGGCGGTTGCTGCGGCATCGGCCCGGAGCATATCGCCGAGCTGAAGCGCAACCTGGCTTAA
- a CDS encoding arsenic resistance protein, whose product MTREQLETRQIPIYFAAVLAAIAFGLLASDTARQLEALITPAIAVLMYAMFLQIPFLDLRQGLGNRRFITALLLANFILVPLLVWAITRGLVEHPAILVGALLVLLTPCIDYVVVFTHIGKGDSRLTLAATPVLLLAQLVLLPVYLALMLGGSSQVAISITPFLEAFVLLIVLPMALAVLTSAGARRSRAVAAWNDAWAWLPVPAMALVLMVVIASQIVVVLRDFDRLLPVVPVYIGFMLLAPVLGFICARLLRLPASEARSVTFSAATRNSLVVLPLALALPEEMRGLAAAAVITQTLVELVSELIYIRAVPRFVR is encoded by the coding sequence TTGACCAGAGAGCAACTCGAAACCCGGCAGATCCCCATCTACTTCGCCGCCGTACTGGCCGCTATCGCCTTCGGCCTGCTGGCCAGCGACACTGCGCGCCAGCTTGAAGCCCTGATCACCCCCGCCATCGCCGTGCTGATGTACGCGATGTTCCTACAAATACCCTTCCTCGACCTGCGCCAGGGCCTGGGTAACCGCCGCTTCATCACGGCCCTGCTACTGGCCAATTTCATTCTCGTTCCGCTGCTTGTCTGGGCCATCACCCGCGGGCTGGTGGAACACCCGGCGATCCTCGTCGGTGCCTTGCTGGTACTGCTCACGCCCTGTATCGACTACGTGGTGGTGTTCACCCACATTGGCAAAGGCGACTCACGCCTGACCCTGGCCGCAACCCCCGTATTATTGCTGGCGCAACTGGTGCTGCTGCCGGTGTATCTGGCCCTGATGCTGGGTGGCAGCAGCCAGGTGGCAATCTCCATCACCCCGTTCCTGGAAGCCTTCGTGCTGTTGATCGTGTTGCCGATGGCCCTCGCGGTGCTCACCAGCGCCGGTGCCCGGCGCTCGCGCGCCGTCGCGGCCTGGAACGACGCCTGGGCGTGGTTGCCGGTGCCGGCCATGGCCTTGGTGCTGATGGTGGTGATCGCTTCGCAGATTGTCGTGGTACTGCGTGATTTCGACCGTCTGCTGCCGGTGGTTCCGGTATACATCGGCTTCATGCTGCTGGCGCCGGTGCTTGGCTTCATCTGTGCGCGCCTGCTGCGCCTGCCGGCCAGCGAGGCACGCTCGGTGACGTTCAGCGCAGCCACGCGCAACTCGCTGGTGGTGCTGCCGCTGGCGCTGGCGCTGCCAGAAGAGATGCGCGGGTTGGCAGCGGCAGCCGTGATCACGCAAACCCTGGTAGAGCTGGTCAGCGAACTGATCTATATACGAGCGGTACCACGGTTTGTGCGCTGA
- a CDS encoding aminotransferase class I/II-fold pyridoxal phosphate-dependent enzyme, whose amino-acid sequence MFSRDLTIAKYDAELFEAMQQEALRQEEHIELIASENYTSPAVMEAQGSVLTNKYAEGYPGKRYYGGCEYVDVVEQLAIDRAKELFGADYANVQPHAGSQANAAVYLALLSAGDTILGMSLAHGGHLTHGASVSSSGKLYNAIQYGIDGNGLIDYDEVERLAVEHKPKMIVAGFSAYSQVLDFARFRAIADKVGAYLFVDMAHVAGLVAAGVYPNPVPFADVVTTTTHKTLRGPRGGLILARANADIEKKLNSAVFPGAQGGPLEHVIAAKAICFKEALQPEFKAYQQQVVKNAQAMASVFIERGFDVVSGGTQNHLFLLSLIKQEISGKDADAALGKAFITVNKNSVPNDPRSPFVTSGLRFGTPAVTTRGFKEAECKELASWICDILADLNNEAVIDAVREKVKAICKKLPVYGN is encoded by the coding sequence ATGTTCAGCCGTGATTTGACCATTGCCAAGTACGACGCCGAGCTCTTCGAAGCCATGCAGCAAGAAGCTCTGCGCCAGGAAGAGCATATCGAGCTGATCGCTTCGGAAAACTACACCAGCCCGGCAGTCATGGAAGCTCAGGGCTCGGTCCTGACCAACAAGTACGCCGAAGGCTACCCAGGCAAGCGCTACTACGGCGGTTGCGAATACGTCGACGTCGTCGAGCAACTGGCCATCGACCGTGCCAAGGAGCTGTTCGGCGCCGACTACGCCAACGTACAGCCGCACGCTGGCTCCCAGGCCAACGCTGCCGTCTACCTGGCCCTGCTGTCGGCCGGTGACACCATCCTGGGCATGAGCCTGGCACACGGTGGCCACCTGACCCACGGTGCTTCGGTAAGCTCCTCGGGCAAGCTGTACAACGCCATCCAGTACGGCATCGACGGCAATGGCCTGATCGACTACGACGAAGTCGAGCGTCTGGCTGTCGAGCACAAGCCGAAGATGATCGTTGCCGGCTTCTCGGCCTACTCGCAGGTTCTGGACTTCGCCCGCTTCCGCGCCATCGCCGACAAGGTCGGTGCCTACCTGTTCGTCGACATGGCCCACGTTGCCGGCCTGGTTGCCGCTGGCGTGTACCCGAACCCTGTTCCGTTCGCCGACGTGGTCACCACCACCACCCACAAGACCCTGCGCGGCCCGCGCGGCGGCCTGATCCTGGCCCGTGCCAACGCCGACATCGAGAAGAAGCTGAACTCCGCCGTCTTCCCGGGCGCACAGGGCGGCCCGCTGGAGCACGTCATCGCGGCCAAGGCCATCTGCTTCAAGGAAGCCCTGCAGCCAGAGTTCAAGGCTTACCAGCAGCAGGTCGTGAAGAACGCCCAGGCCATGGCCAGCGTGTTCATCGAGCGCGGTTTCGACGTGGTTTCCGGTGGCACCCAGAACCACCTGTTCCTGCTGTCGCTGATCAAGCAGGAAATCTCCGGTAAGGATGCTGACGCCGCCCTGGGCAAAGCTTTCATCACCGTCAACAAGAACTCGGTACCGAACGACCCGCGTTCGCCGTTCGTCACCTCGGGCCTGCGTTTCGGCACCCCAGCCGTTACCACCCGTGGTTTCAAGGAAGCCGAGTGCAAGGAACTGGCGAGCTGGATCTGCGACATCCTGGCCGACCTGAACAACGAAGCGGTGATCGACGCCGTTCGTGAGAAGGTCAAGGCCATCTGCAAGAAGCTGCCGGTTTACGGCAACTGA